A stretch of Fundicoccus culcitae DNA encodes these proteins:
- a CDS encoding DEAD/DEAH box helicase yields MKFNELKINNKLLASLSEMGFEEPTPIQQQAIPLALEGNDLIGQAQTGTGKTAAFGIPMLNKLDNNLDGIQGLVVAPTRELAIQVQDELFRLGKGQRARVYVVYGGAPIGQQIERIKRNKPQIIVGTPGRILDLIRRGVLRLSELQTLVLDEADEMLNMGFYEDVFEIIENTPSTRQTMLFSATMPPAIRQLSNKILKDPKHVKIEAKEMTADLIDQYFVKCRDDEKFDILTRLIDVQAPTQAIIFCRTKKRVDEVGRGLNLRGYNTELIHGDITQQKRTSVINQFRQNQIEILVATDVAARGLDISGVTHVYNYDIPQDPESYVHRIGRTGRAGNEGMSTTFVTNNEMPYLRTIETLIRKQMTPLRPPTDQEAKQGQVQQIVDQLNEKIDNHQADDLMNVAKQMLEHYDATELVAALLSEVIVTNNDVAVTISPQKPLPNADRKENKRRSASNSSSQRSRNNRSGDGGGGNRNYNSRSKNQSNKSAKAGKGSNPRQSNTKTKNFKVRQKGRG; encoded by the coding sequence TTGAAATTTAATGAATTAAAAATAAATAATAAACTACTTGCCTCTCTTAGCGAAATGGGCTTTGAGGAACCTACACCAATTCAACAACAAGCTATCCCTTTGGCCTTGGAAGGCAATGACCTAATTGGTCAAGCCCAAACAGGAACAGGTAAAACCGCCGCTTTTGGGATTCCTATGTTAAACAAATTAGACAATAATCTTGATGGGATTCAAGGTTTAGTTGTTGCACCTACACGTGAATTAGCCATTCAAGTACAAGATGAACTATTTCGTTTAGGTAAAGGCCAACGTGCACGTGTCTATGTTGTTTACGGAGGTGCACCAATTGGTCAACAAATTGAACGAATTAAGCGCAATAAGCCACAAATTATTGTGGGAACACCTGGACGTATTTTAGATTTGATTCGCCGGGGCGTTTTACGTTTAAGCGAATTACAAACCTTAGTCTTGGATGAAGCGGATGAAATGTTAAACATGGGCTTTTATGAAGATGTATTTGAAATTATTGAAAATACACCGTCAACACGCCAAACCATGTTATTTTCAGCCACCATGCCACCAGCGATTCGTCAACTAAGCAACAAGATTTTGAAAGATCCAAAACATGTTAAAATTGAAGCCAAAGAAATGACGGCAGACTTAATCGATCAATATTTTGTTAAATGTCGTGATGATGAAAAATTTGATATCTTAACACGTTTAATCGATGTTCAAGCTCCGACCCAAGCCATTATTTTCTGCCGCACGAAAAAACGGGTAGATGAAGTTGGCCGTGGTTTAAACTTACGTGGCTATAACACCGAATTAATCCATGGTGATATTACGCAACAAAAACGGACCAGTGTGATTAATCAATTCCGACAAAACCAAATTGAAATTTTAGTAGCTACAGACGTGGCGGCCCGTGGCTTGGACATTTCAGGGGTAACACACGTTTATAACTATGATATCCCTCAAGACCCTGAAAGCTATGTTCACCGTATCGGTCGGACAGGTCGTGCCGGGAATGAAGGTATGTCAACGACTTTTGTAACCAATAATGAAATGCCATACTTGCGTACGATTGAAACACTCATTCGTAAACAAATGACACCATTACGTCCACCTACCGATCAAGAAGCTAAACAAGGTCAAGTGCAACAAATTGTGGATCAATTGAATGAAAAAATTGATAATCATCAAGCCGACGATTTAATGAACGTGGCGAAACAAATGTTAGAACATTATGACGCCACTGAATTAGTCGCTGCTTTACTAAGTGAAGTGATTGTAACCAATAACGACGTTGCCGTTACCATCTCACCACAAAAACCATTGCCTAATGCAGACCGCAAAGAAAACAAACGCCGATCAGCTTCAAACTCAAGCTCACAACGTTCACGCAACAACCGCAGTGGCGATGGCGGCGGGGGCAACCGTAATTACAACTCACGGAGCAAAAACCAAAGTAACAAATCAGCTAAAGCTGGCAAAGGTAGCAACCCACGCCAAAGCAACACGAAAACCAAAAACTTTAAAGTACGCCAAAAAGGCAGAGGCTAA
- a CDS encoding L,D-transpeptidase family protein → MKKTFIISLVTLVILGVAYSAGIGFYAEKFQANTTFGTVDISNLSLPEAQAKIEDELNAESITVKENGQVLGTFTVGDLNGQINTEDVLTSTYNSQNPTEWLGGYFSSVEYDNVLMNSLQIDDADLSAVLSEVGLNNTDREAATDAYIDYQDGRGYFVQDATNGNQLDLEEVKDLIVTGLQDGVGEIEINQAYLEPEVTADSEDIQSLMNRIDELTSTKLTLNIAGNEVTIPQEKIEEWLYFDGNNNPVFDQNLIYEYLGTLNEQYATYMSYRTFNSTLQGQVTVDPGTLGWSISRDEESAQIAADLLAGEDITRDPIIAGTGYNSSGDDIGSTYVEVDLTNQMMYYYRDGALMLETPIVSGMGNNHAVPTPTIAGAYSIWNKERDATLVGVNQQRGNDYEQPVSYWLPFDDTGQGIHDANWQSSFGGDIYQYAGSQGCINTPPGVMAQLFEMVEVGTPVIVF, encoded by the coding sequence ATGAAGAAAACGTTCATAATCAGTTTGGTAACGCTGGTTATCCTTGGTGTGGCTTATAGTGCTGGAATTGGCTTTTATGCAGAAAAATTCCAAGCAAATACAACGTTTGGTACAGTAGATATAAGTAACTTATCTTTACCTGAAGCGCAAGCAAAGATTGAAGATGAATTAAACGCTGAATCGATTACAGTTAAAGAAAATGGTCAAGTACTAGGTACCTTTACCGTGGGTGATTTAAATGGTCAAATCAACACTGAAGATGTATTAACAAGCACTTATAATTCTCAAAATCCAACAGAATGGTTGGGTGGCTATTTTTCAAGTGTTGAATACGATAATGTGTTAATGAATAGCTTACAAATCGACGACGCTGATTTGTCCGCTGTCTTATCTGAAGTTGGCTTAAATAATACCGATCGTGAAGCGGCAACCGATGCATACATTGACTATCAAGATGGTCGCGGCTATTTTGTCCAAGATGCGACGAATGGCAATCAATTAGATTTAGAAGAAGTGAAAGACCTCATTGTCACGGGTCTACAAGATGGCGTGGGCGAGATTGAAATTAACCAAGCCTATCTTGAGCCTGAAGTAACGGCTGATAGTGAAGACATTCAATCATTAATGAATCGGATTGATGAATTGACCAGTACTAAATTAACCTTAAATATTGCAGGGAATGAAGTCACTATTCCACAAGAAAAAATTGAGGAATGGTTGTACTTTGATGGCAACAATAATCCTGTTTTTGACCAAAACTTAATTTATGAATACTTAGGGACATTGAACGAACAATATGCGACTTATATGTCATATCGGACCTTTAATAGTACCCTACAAGGTCAAGTTACTGTTGACCCCGGAACATTAGGTTGGTCCATTAGCCGTGATGAAGAGTCCGCTCAAATTGCTGCTGATTTATTAGCCGGTGAAGATATTACACGTGATCCAATTATTGCAGGTACAGGTTATAATTCTTCCGGTGATGACATTGGCTCGACGTATGTTGAAGTTGATTTAACGAACCAAATGATGTATTACTACCGTGATGGTGCCTTAATGTTAGAAACACCTATTGTAAGTGGTATGGGTAATAACCATGCGGTTCCAACGCCAACGATTGCTGGAGCTTACTCCATTTGGAATAAAGAAAGAGATGCCACTTTAGTTGGGGTTAACCAACAAAGAGGCAATGACTACGAACAACCGGTAAGTTACTGGTTACCATTTGATGATACCGGCCAAGGGATTCATGATGCGAACTGGCAATCAAGCTTTGGTGGCGATATTTATCAATATGCCGGCTCACAAGGATGTATTAATACGCCTCCAGGTGTAATGGCACAATTGTTCGAAATGGTAGAAGTAGGGACACCTGTCATTGTGTTCTAA
- a CDS encoding MBL fold metallo-hydrolase, translating to MLKIEKMVVGIAQENTYAIINEANKALIIDPGANPEGLISWIRSNQWEPQAVLLTHCHYDHIGALDAIRDAFGIDAYVHPIEADFITDARQNLSYYGGSPFVQRPAEHEWHAMETKVVGDFTFDVAFVPGHSPGHVVYLFKEHGFVICGDTVFANSIGRTDLPGGNHPLLITGIQNHILPLPGDTLLYPGHGPATTVAQELKTNPYL from the coding sequence ATGCTTAAAATAGAAAAAATGGTCGTCGGTATCGCTCAAGAAAACACCTATGCCATCATCAACGAAGCCAACAAAGCCTTAATTATTGATCCAGGTGCCAATCCTGAAGGCTTAATCAGCTGGATTCGGTCCAACCAATGGGAACCGCAAGCCGTCTTGCTCACCCATTGTCACTATGATCACATCGGCGCCTTGGATGCTATTCGCGATGCTTTTGGGATAGACGCCTACGTTCATCCCATCGAAGCCGATTTTATCACCGATGCCCGCCAAAATTTATCCTATTACGGTGGCTCTCCTTTTGTGCAACGCCCGGCCGAACATGAATGGCATGCCATGGAAACCAAAGTCGTTGGCGATTTCACCTTTGACGTCGCTTTTGTGCCCGGTCACAGCCCTGGCCACGTCGTTTACCTTTTTAAGGAGCACGGCTTTGTTATTTGCGGCGACACCGTTTTTGCCAACTCCATCGGCCGCACCGACTTGCCTGGCGGGAATCACCCCCTGTTGATCACGGGCATTCAAAACCACATCCTGCCCCTGCCCGGCGACACCCTTTTATACCCCGGCCACGGCCCAGCGACAACCGTCGCCCAAGAACTTAAAACCAACCCCTACCTCTAA
- a CDS encoding hemolysin family protein produces MDPSGNSLFSQILVILVLTLVNAFFAASEMAFVSVNQQKVQRLADEGDKKAKRVMKLLNDSDDFLATIQVAITLAGFLSSASAATSFSSRLAEWFPNFPGVETVALVVVTLILSYITLVFGELFPKQIAMQMPETIAMQTAGVVGVVQTIFKPFVKLLSASTGFLQRITPIDFSKQEEKYTRDEMKAILNASRQEGSIDLTEFSMLQGVLSLDSKVAREVMVPRTDTQMVDIEDDYDEILDTILNSPYSRIPLYENDKDNVIGVIHMKNVLKASRENGFGQINFRDLASDPLFVPSTIFIDDLLLEFKREQTHMAILRDEYGGVEGIVTLEDLLEEIVGDIEDESDVNTSSDVRKIDDHNYYLNGGLPIDKFNNYFEETLHSEEVDTIAGLIIYEIGYVPDDDEVVVCRANNWVLKTTEVENGRIRGIHMMLDEDYTVETEYNLYDEEAAGYHPDNNRDHDDDDDDD; encoded by the coding sequence ATGGACCCCTCGGGGAATTCATTGTTTAGTCAAATATTAGTGATATTGGTTTTAACGCTGGTGAATGCTTTTTTTGCCGCATCGGAAATGGCCTTTGTGTCGGTCAATCAACAAAAGGTGCAACGATTAGCGGATGAAGGTGACAAAAAGGCCAAGCGTGTGATGAAATTATTAAATGATTCGGATGACTTTTTAGCTACCATTCAAGTCGCCATTACGTTAGCAGGATTCTTATCTTCTGCGTCGGCGGCCACAAGCTTTTCTTCCCGCTTGGCTGAATGGTTTCCAAACTTTCCAGGTGTCGAAACGGTCGCTTTAGTTGTTGTCACTTTAATACTTTCATATATTACACTTGTTTTTGGGGAGCTCTTTCCAAAACAAATAGCGATGCAGATGCCAGAAACCATTGCTATGCAAACCGCTGGTGTTGTTGGGGTGGTACAAACCATCTTTAAACCATTTGTTAAATTACTTTCTGCATCAACTGGCTTTTTACAACGAATTACGCCGATTGATTTTTCTAAACAAGAAGAGAAATATACTCGTGACGAGATGAAAGCTATTTTAAATGCGAGTCGTCAAGAGGGTTCAATCGACTTAACCGAGTTTTCTATGTTACAAGGGGTGCTGTCCTTAGATAGTAAGGTAGCCCGCGAAGTCATGGTGCCTCGGACAGATACGCAAATGGTCGATATCGAAGATGATTATGATGAAATTTTAGATACCATTTTAAATAGTCCCTACTCACGGATTCCCTTATATGAAAATGATAAAGATAACGTCATTGGCGTTATCCATATGAAAAACGTCCTAAAGGCTTCTCGCGAAAATGGGTTTGGACAAATAAATTTCCGTGATTTAGCCAGTGATCCACTCTTTGTTCCATCAACGATATTTATTGATGATTTATTATTGGAATTTAAACGTGAACAAACGCACATGGCGATTTTACGCGATGAGTATGGTGGGGTTGAAGGGATTGTGACTTTAGAGGATTTACTGGAGGAAATTGTTGGGGATATTGAAGACGAGTCAGACGTTAATACGTCCAGCGATGTCCGTAAAATCGATGACCACAACTATTACTTAAACGGTGGACTTCCCATTGATAAGTTTAATAACTATTTTGAAGAAACCTTACATTCCGAAGAAGTGGATACGATAGCCGGTTTAATTATTTATGAAATAGGTTATGTCCCCGATGATGATGAAGTGGTTGTTTGCCGTGCTAACAATTGGGTTTTAAAAACAACGGAGGTTGAAAACGGTCGGATTCGTGGCATCCATATGATGTTAGATGAAGATTATACCGTTGAAACGGAATATAACTTGTATGATGAAGAAGCTGCCGGCTATCATCCAGACAATAATCGGGACCACGATGACGACGATGATGATGATTAG
- the yycF gene encoding response regulator YycF, with amino-acid sequence MKKILVVDDEKPISDIIEFNLKNEGYNVVKAYDGNEAVEIFKKEDPDLVILDLMLPGMDGLEVCREIRKDSAVPIIMLTAKDSEIDKVLGLELGADDYVTKPFSNRELIARVKANLRRNAFRDYEQDNAEKSNDITVGELTVHQDAYIISKRGQEIELTHREFELLHYLAKHIGQVMTREHLLETVWGYDYFGDVRTVDVTIRRLREKIEDSPSHPTYIVTRRGVGYFLKNPEQE; translated from the coding sequence ATGAAAAAGATTTTAGTTGTTGATGATGAAAAACCAATCTCAGACATCATCGAGTTCAATTTAAAAAATGAAGGCTATAACGTTGTTAAAGCTTATGACGGAAATGAAGCAGTCGAAATATTCAAAAAAGAAGACCCCGATTTAGTCATCTTAGATTTGATGCTACCAGGCATGGACGGACTCGAAGTTTGTCGTGAAATTCGGAAAGACAGTGCGGTACCGATTATTATGCTGACAGCTAAAGATTCAGAAATCGATAAAGTATTAGGCTTAGAACTCGGTGCGGATGATTATGTAACCAAACCCTTTTCAAATCGTGAATTAATTGCGCGCGTGAAGGCTAACTTACGTCGCAATGCGTTTAGAGATTATGAGCAAGATAATGCTGAAAAAAGTAATGACATTACCGTAGGTGAATTAACTGTCCACCAAGATGCTTACATTATCTCAAAACGTGGCCAAGAGATTGAATTAACCCATCGTGAATTTGAATTACTTCATTATTTAGCTAAACATATTGGCCAAGTGATGACTCGGGAACATTTACTTGAAACGGTTTGGGGTTATGATTATTTCGGCGATGTCCGTACGGTTGATGTAACCATTCGCCGTTTACGCGAGAAAATTGAAGATTCACCTAGCCATCCGACCTATATTGTGACGCGTCGCGGCGTAGGTTATTTTCTAAAAAACCCAGAACAGGAATAA
- a CDS encoding Cof-type HAD-IIB family hydrolase has product MQTPIELIAIDLDGTLLTDAKTLSQENIAAIEAAVALDKKVVICTGRTLPGVRRFIQQLPMHQSEQDEYLILNNGAVTHRLPNLEIIHEATLDHEALRQLMAIIPQSEAQGARLVAFDQEHFFMVSQAAPTELVIADAKTLASEITAISFEEIMKIPRIYKAMIIAPSDVLDKIQSELPETLADVTSVVRSQPIIIEFLPKDINKGVALKALAQQLNIPRQAIMALGDQLNDYEMLDYAGLGVKMANGVDGIDAVTQATTASNNDHGVAKAIKKYVLEPENKI; this is encoded by the coding sequence ATGCAAACCCCCATCGAATTAATCGCCATCGATTTAGATGGCACACTACTCACCGATGCTAAAACCCTCTCACAAGAAAATATCGCTGCGATTGAAGCGGCGGTTGCCTTGGATAAAAAAGTCGTTATTTGCACCGGGCGTACCTTGCCGGGCGTTCGACGCTTCATCCAACAATTGCCCATGCATCAATCGGAACAGGATGAATATTTAATTTTAAATAACGGGGCTGTAACGCACCGTTTACCGAATTTAGAAATAATTCATGAAGCCACCCTGGACCACGAGGCGCTCCGTCAATTAATGGCTATTATCCCTCAATCTGAGGCGCAAGGCGCGCGTCTCGTTGCCTTTGATCAAGAGCATTTTTTCATGGTCAGTCAAGCCGCACCGACGGAATTAGTGATAGCCGATGCTAAAACTCTAGCTTCAGAAATTACCGCTATTTCTTTTGAAGAAATTATGAAGATTCCAAGAATATACAAAGCTATGATTATCGCCCCGAGCGACGTCTTAGATAAAATACAGTCCGAACTGCCGGAAACCCTAGCGGATGTCACTTCAGTGGTGCGCAGTCAACCGATTATTATCGAATTTTTACCTAAAGATATTAACAAAGGGGTCGCCCTAAAAGCCTTAGCCCAACAACTAAATATCCCTAGGCAAGCCATTATGGCACTAGGTGACCAACTGAATGACTATGAAATGTTAGACTATGCCGGACTTGGGGTGAAAATGGCCAACGGGGTTGACGGCATCGATGCTGTAACCCAAGCGACAACCGCGTCTAACAACGATCATGGTGTAGCCAAAGCCATTAAAAAATATGTTTTAGAGCCTGAAAACAAGATTTAA
- the acpS gene encoding holo-ACP synthase, which translates to MRIGTDIIEIERIKTAYERQERFAQKILTPAELAIFHGLTGKRQMNFLAGRFSAKEAYSKALRTGIGKLKFTDISILASDQGVPYLAEAPLIEGVDLSISHSRDNAIATVIINLGDNQIDQILELFFQQKADR; encoded by the coding sequence ATGCGTATTGGGACGGATATTATTGAGATTGAACGGATAAAGACGGCTTATGAGCGGCAGGAACGCTTTGCGCAGAAGATTTTGACGCCGGCGGAGCTGGCGATTTTCCACGGGTTGACGGGCAAGCGGCAGATGAATTTTCTGGCGGGGCGTTTTAGTGCCAAAGAAGCTTACAGCAAAGCCTTGCGAACCGGCATCGGCAAGCTGAAGTTTACCGATATTTCAATTCTTGCCAGTGACCAAGGAGTGCCGTATCTAGCCGAGGCGCCGCTAATTGAAGGTGTCGATTTATCCATCAGTCATAGTCGTGATAATGCGATTGCGACGGTGATTATTAATCTCGGCGATAATCAAATTGACCAAATACTCGAGTTATTTTTCCAACAGAAAGCCGATCGTTAA
- a CDS encoding O-methyltransferase, with product MLNEMMHRPVVMPELVNYMRTAQQGFPGGLGEIEQFANENGIPVIPHETAKFLDLFCASIEPRYILEIGTAIGFSASLMAQHLQTDGHLTTIDRYPQMVERAQENFKKLGLQDRITLLEGDAADILPTLSGSYDLIFMDSAKAKYIDFYPECMRLLRLGGILIIDDVFQGGTILEEESARPKRVRKIHRQLNLLLDTVLQDPQQRSCLVPLGDGLLMVRKEN from the coding sequence ATGTTAAATGAAATGATGCATCGCCCCGTGGTTATGCCGGAGTTAGTCAATTATATGCGGACCGCCCAACAAGGCTTTCCCGGAGGACTCGGTGAGATTGAGCAGTTTGCGAATGAAAATGGGATCCCGGTGATTCCGCATGAAACGGCCAAGTTTTTAGACCTGTTTTGTGCCAGTATCGAGCCACGCTATATTTTAGAAATCGGGACAGCTATTGGTTTTTCAGCGAGTTTGATGGCGCAACACCTTCAAACTGACGGTCACTTAACAACCATCGACCGTTATCCCCAAATGGTTGAACGTGCTCAAGAAAATTTCAAAAAGCTGGGGTTGCAAGACCGGATTACCTTGCTTGAAGGGGATGCCGCCGATATTTTACCGACCCTTAGCGGGTCTTACGATTTGATTTTTATGGATAGTGCCAAAGCTAAATACATTGATTTCTATCCGGAATGTATGCGATTATTGCGCTTGGGTGGCATTCTAATCATTGATGACGTCTTCCAAGGAGGTACCATCCTGGAGGAGGAGAGCGCGCGGCCTAAACGGGTCCGCAAAATTCACCGACAATTGAATTTGTTGCTTGACACGGTTTTACAAGACCCGCAGCAACGCTCTTGCTTGGTACCCCTCGGCGACGGACTCTTAATGGTCAGAAAGGAAAATTAA
- the cbpA gene encoding cyclic di-AMP binding protein CbpA, which yields MFDDLVVYKDKLQCLSESAMCDEAIEILEDNHLRCTPILDQTNTMYRGNIYRYHIYQYKYHHPDSDLSKIPVTRFLKNSTRVFRQNDHFYRLFFAMKDLPYLAVIDENNAFVGVIPHDNLIDFLAQAWAINRAGYILFVKSMGKRGDLNRLARIINRYSDISSSMFLDRTDYRTHAMSIFVLPEDVDKIQINQLVKYLSRKDIEHQLYDLQSNKI from the coding sequence ATGTTTGATGACTTAGTTGTTTACAAAGATAAACTCCAGTGTTTGTCGGAGTCAGCTATGTGTGATGAAGCCATTGAGATTTTAGAAGATAATCATTTGCGATGCACACCGATCCTCGACCAAACAAACACTATGTATCGCGGTAATATTTACCGTTATCACATTTACCAATATAAATACCATCATCCTGACAGCGACTTAAGTAAAATTCCTGTCACGCGTTTTTTAAAAAATAGTACCCGTGTGTTTCGCCAAAACGATCATTTTTATCGTCTTTTTTTTGCGATGAAAGATTTACCTTATTTAGCGGTGATTGATGAAAACAATGCTTTTGTCGGGGTGATTCCTCATGATAATTTAATCGATTTTCTCGCTCAAGCTTGGGCCATTAATCGTGCGGGGTATATCCTGTTCGTTAAATCGATGGGCAAACGGGGTGATTTGAATCGGCTCGCGCGGATTATCAATCGTTACAGCGATATTTCTTCCTCCATGTTTCTCGACCGCACCGATTATCGCACCCACGCCATGTCGATTTTTGTCCTTCCGGAAGATGTCGATAAAATCCAAATTAATCAGCTCGTTAAGTACCTTTCACGCAAAGACATCGAACATCAACTGTATGACCTACAGTCAAACAAAATTTAA
- the alr gene encoding alanine racemase: protein MIEPSEHRPTQVIIDLEAIRHNLKTVLAMKSPSQRLYATVKANAYGHGDIAIAQIALETGVDGLMVATVDEGISLRKQGLVDMPILVLGLTDPRGIAEILLYQLTITVSSADFFEQAYQQLEKHQLLHLLKQYPLNFHLAIDTGMGRIGLRTQAEIEAFVEAMDNYTWAHWEGVFTHFSTAGGGPEDYVDFQWQQWLHLLEVVPEDIEFKHYANSAMGIWYPNQPESDIIRLGIAMYGMDPKDQIPLDQVDPSQLQDANLLTIADSPFKPALQLVSELVYVKQVPANSKISYGAKYTTTQDEWIGTVPIGYADGWLRHYQVIDVLVQSQACPVAGVINMDQMMIRLPQQFPVGTTVTLIGRDGHLNNHPSLLAQKLNTISYEIFCSLGQRLPRVYLNETPNK, encoded by the coding sequence GTGATAGAACCTAGTGAACATCGACCTACCCAAGTGATTATCGACTTGGAGGCCATCAGACATAATCTTAAAACCGTTCTTGCCATGAAATCGCCGAGCCAACGCTTGTATGCAACGGTCAAGGCCAACGCCTATGGCCATGGCGATATAGCAATTGCTCAAATAGCCCTAGAAACAGGGGTGGATGGCTTGATGGTTGCAACGGTTGACGAAGGCATAAGTTTGCGCAAACAAGGTCTTGTCGATATGCCGATTCTGGTCCTTGGTTTAACCGACCCACGTGGAATTGCGGAAATTCTGTTGTATCAACTGACCATTACAGTGAGTAGCGCTGACTTTTTTGAACAGGCTTATCAACAACTTGAAAAGCATCAGCTTTTGCATTTGCTGAAACAATACCCCTTAAATTTTCATTTAGCCATTGATACAGGTATGGGACGTATCGGTTTGCGGACGCAAGCTGAAATCGAAGCATTCGTTGAAGCCATGGATAACTACACATGGGCACATTGGGAAGGCGTCTTTACGCATTTTTCAACCGCCGGTGGTGGACCTGAAGACTATGTGGATTTTCAATGGCAGCAATGGTTGCATTTATTGGAAGTTGTTCCCGAAGACATTGAATTCAAGCACTATGCCAACTCAGCCATGGGGATTTGGTACCCCAACCAACCAGAGTCAGACATCATACGTTTGGGCATTGCCATGTACGGGATGGATCCTAAAGACCAAATCCCGTTGGACCAAGTTGACCCTAGTCAATTACAAGACGCCAATCTGCTTACCATCGCAGACAGTCCTTTTAAACCTGCTCTACAACTCGTTTCGGAACTTGTCTATGTCAAACAAGTACCCGCTAATAGCAAAATTAGTTATGGAGCGAAATATACAACCACCCAAGATGAGTGGATTGGGACAGTGCCAATTGGATACGCAGATGGCTGGTTGCGTCATTACCAAGTCATCGACGTTCTTGTGCAAAGCCAAGCCTGCCCGGTTGCCGGTGTTATCAACATGGATCAAATGATGATTCGCTTGCCGCAACAATTTCCCGTTGGAACCACCGTTACCTTGATTGGCCGCGATGGCCATTTGAACAACCACCCGTCCCTTTTAGCCCAAAAACTCAACACCATCAGTTACGAAATCTTTTGTAGTCTTGGTCAACGCCTACCCCGCGTTTACCTCAATGAAACCCCAAATAAATAA